In Flavobacterium sp. N3904, one DNA window encodes the following:
- a CDS encoding alkane 1-monooxygenase: MKDLKYILAYIIPFSGWIALENKGIWSWATVILAFGIIPILDAIIPASEKNVPVEVEESRSKKVFFDVLLFICAPICLFLTYYYLYTVQTKVLSTSELVGLTLSIGIVLGATGINVAHELGHRTDQVSQLFAKAGLLFVLYQHFFIEHNRGHHKNVSTMADPATARKNEMVYVFLFRSIMGQYLDAWKLENDRLKRENKAIWSWNNEMIRFSIYEMLYLLVVGLLFGFALVPFAVAIAFVGVMLLEIINYIEHYGLQRKILPSGRPERVLPKHSWNSDHEMGRILLFELTRHSDHHYKSTRKYQILRHLDDSLQLPLGYPGSMLLSLIPPLWFAIINKRIVGNNELNNTIE, translated from the coding sequence ATGAAAGATTTAAAATATATACTGGCTTATATAATTCCTTTTTCTGGTTGGATAGCGCTGGAAAATAAAGGGATCTGGTCTTGGGCAACCGTTATTCTAGCTTTTGGAATTATTCCGATTTTGGATGCCATTATACCAGCATCTGAAAAAAATGTACCTGTTGAGGTAGAAGAAAGTCGCTCCAAAAAAGTGTTTTTTGATGTGCTTTTATTTATTTGTGCTCCCATTTGTTTGTTTTTGACTTATTACTATTTATACACAGTTCAGACTAAAGTTTTATCAACTTCAGAATTGGTTGGTCTGACTTTGAGTATTGGGATTGTTTTGGGTGCTACGGGAATTAATGTCGCTCATGAATTGGGACATAGAACGGATCAAGTTTCTCAACTTTTTGCGAAAGCAGGTTTGCTATTCGTATTGTATCAACACTTTTTTATAGAACACAATCGGGGGCATCATAAAAATGTTTCGACTATGGCCGATCCTGCAACTGCAAGGAAGAATGAAATGGTATATGTATTCCTTTTTCGTTCAATAATGGGACAATATTTAGACGCTTGGAAATTGGAAAACGACAGATTGAAACGGGAAAATAAAGCAATTTGGAGTTGGAACAATGAAATGATTCGGTTCTCAATTTATGAAATGCTTTATCTTTTGGTCGTAGGTTTGCTTTTTGGATTTGCATTAGTTCCTTTTGCAGTAGCAATAGCTTTTGTTGGAGTAATGCTTTTAGAAATTATCAATTATATTGAGCATTATGGATTACAGCGAAAAATATTACCCTCGGGTCGTCCAGAAAGGGTGCTGCCTAAACATTCTTGGAATAGCGATCATGAAATGGGAAGAATTTTGTTATTTGAACTTACTCGCCATAGCGATCATCATTATAAATCAACTCGAAAATATCAAATTTTAAGACATCTTGACGATAGTTTGCAACTGCCACTAGGGTATCCTGGGAGCATGTTGTTATCTCTAATTCCACCACTCTGGTTTGCTATAATAAATAAAAGAATTGTTGGGAATAATGAGTTAAATAATACTATTGAATAG
- a CDS encoding DoxX family membrane protein, with product METTVIQNHKTTLFQNGARIILGCFLLLAGIGHLTWSRTEFLSQVPPWLPIDPDLVVLLSGFVEIVLGLSLLFLLKQRVKVGWIVALFFVLVFPGNIAQLVEHRNAFGLDTDAARWARLPFQPVLIIVALWSTGAWQSWRNSKIN from the coding sequence ATGGAAACGACGGTAATTCAAAATCATAAAACTACCCTATTTCAAAATGGAGCTAGAATCATTTTAGGGTGTTTTCTGCTTTTGGCAGGAATTGGACATCTTACATGGAGTCGCACAGAGTTTCTGTCTCAAGTTCCACCTTGGTTACCTATAGATCCTGACTTGGTGGTTTTGCTTTCTGGCTTTGTTGAGATTGTTTTGGGACTGTCTTTGCTTTTTCTTTTGAAGCAAAGAGTAAAAGTGGGTTGGATAGTAGCTTTGTTTTTTGTGTTGGTTTTTCCAGGAAATATAGCTCAGTTGGTGGAACATAGAAATGCTTTTGGTTTAGATACCGATGCTGCTCGTTGGGCTAGACTTCCATTTCAACCCGTACTTATAATTGTAGCTTTGTGGTCAACTGGTGCTTGGCAGTCTTGGCGAAATTCTAAAATAAATTAG
- a CDS encoding Crp/Fnr family transcriptional regulator yields the protein MLENQLQQMHQVLSSYITITEEEWNLYAPKFTIKHFTKNQMVLSPGSVCKEIYFVNSGLLRVFFVDQKEEEHTFHFSLENTFSADYESFLKKTASNYSIQALEATEVVVMSFATLHEGYSILEQGEKLGRRLAEDYFFIFSNKIQSLYTESPLQRYNKMNIIFPGIVNRVSQHYIASYLNISSVHLSRLKNA from the coding sequence ATGCTCGAAAATCAACTGCAACAAATGCATCAAGTTTTGTCTTCTTATATTACAATTACAGAAGAGGAATGGAATTTGTATGCACCAAAATTTACTATCAAGCATTTTACGAAAAATCAAATGGTTCTTTCTCCAGGAAGTGTTTGTAAGGAAATTTATTTTGTCAATAGCGGACTGTTGAGAGTGTTCTTTGTAGATCAAAAAGAAGAAGAACATACCTTTCATTTTTCTTTAGAAAATACTTTTTCCGCCGATTATGAAAGTTTTCTCAAAAAGACAGCTTCCAATTATTCGATTCAAGCATTGGAAGCAACAGAAGTGGTTGTAATGTCTTTTGCGACACTTCATGAAGGCTATTCAATTCTGGAACAAGGAGAAAAGTTAGGGAGAAGATTAGCCGAGGATTATTTTTTTATTTTTAGCAATAAGATTCAGTCACTTTATACTGAAAGCCCTTTGCAACGTTACAATAAAATGAATATCATTTTTCCGGGAATTGTCAATAGAGTTTCTCAGCATTACATTGCATCGTACCTAAATATTTCCTCCGTTCACTTGAGTAGGTTGAAAAATGCATAA
- a CDS encoding PAS domain S-box protein — translation MIGKKTLLEFFKISPTPSLLLQIDSPKFSIADVNDAFLEATHSQREDLIGKGIFEVFPANDSYNATDSEINLTLSSLNTVLKTHKKHQMAIQKYDIPIRGTSEFELKYWESENIPLFDDDEKLNLIAHCSRDVTKQIITEKQFKEFEYFFKNSNDFSCIANTEGYFEITNPSFNNAFGYSQNELEKEPFIDFVHPDDIADTLKVYDKLKSGATVIHFINRYRKKDGSYLFLDWSATPNPVTGKLYCIARDITEHKKAESDLSNLNEQLEQRVQERTAEVEKVLEENNVILESIGDAFFAVDKFWKVTYWNRIAERDLSVLKQDIVGKNLWEMFSDSIDSESYRKYHEAVATNQVVHFEDYYLALNKWYEISAYPSENGLSAYFKDVTENKKAKEIIKKSNERFEYVTKATFDAIWDWDLTDNKFYWGDGFEKIFGYNLTELKDDSDAWMKNIHPDDLEKITQSYYDTVKSNAINWIEEYRFKKNNGQYAYIINKGIVIRDTSGRATRIIGAMQDITKRKQEEVRLKLLESVITNTDDSILITEAEPFDQPGPRIIYVNDAFTKMTGYTADEVIGKTPRILQGPETDREELNKLGAAIRKWQPYEVTLLNYKKNGEEFWLHISINPVADATGWFTHWIAIERDVTQQKREEERLKLLESVITNTNDAVVIKEAKPLSELGRKIVYVNESFTRMSGYTSDEIIGRTHKLLQGPNTNEEELVRFYKALDEGQPCEIEIINYNKNGKEYWVNLSLNPVTNSKGEYTHWISIERDVTERKNQEKKLKETTQRLLDTIESIQDGFYTLDSNWNVSYWNIEAERISGKTKEEMIGKNFWELYDGRISEKINTAFHKAKSNNKPIRFEVYSKQSKYWFELNAFPSELGLTVYFKNITERKHTESKLKKINRSLENHVKELAISNQELEQFAYVASHDLQEPLRMITSFLTQIEKKYGDVLDEKGKKYIFFAVDGAKRMRQIILDLLEFSRIGKNENRHEKVDLNSIVEEIILLYRKQIEEKKAIINYEALPILHSYAVPLRQVFQNLISNSLKYSKPDSAPVVSIYCSESAAFWKFEIKDNGIGINSEYYDKIFIIFQRLHSKEEYSGTGMGLAITKKIIENLRGEIWVKSEEGKGTSFYFTIPKK, via the coding sequence ATGATTGGTAAAAAAACGTTACTTGAGTTCTTCAAAATTTCGCCCACTCCAAGTTTGCTTTTGCAAATAGACTCACCTAAATTTAGTATTGCCGATGTCAATGATGCCTTTCTAGAAGCTACTCATTCGCAACGAGAAGATTTAATTGGAAAAGGTATTTTTGAAGTATTTCCTGCTAATGATTCCTACAATGCGACTGATAGTGAAATAAATTTAACACTTTCGTCATTGAATACTGTTCTTAAGACTCACAAGAAACACCAGATGGCTATTCAAAAATATGATATTCCTATTCGAGGAACATCAGAATTTGAATTAAAATATTGGGAGTCAGAGAATATTCCTCTGTTTGATGATGATGAAAAATTAAACTTAATAGCCCATTGTAGTAGAGATGTTACCAAGCAAATTATAACAGAAAAACAATTCAAAGAGTTTGAATATTTCTTTAAAAATAGTAACGACTTTTCTTGCATCGCGAACACAGAAGGGTATTTTGAAATTACGAATCCAAGTTTTAATAATGCATTTGGGTATTCACAAAACGAATTAGAAAAAGAACCCTTTATTGATTTTGTTCATCCTGACGATATAGCTGACACTTTGAAAGTATATGACAAGTTAAAATCGGGCGCAACTGTAATTCATTTTATTAATCGCTATCGAAAGAAAGACGGTAGTTACCTGTTTTTAGATTGGAGTGCTACTCCTAATCCGGTTACCGGAAAACTGTATTGCATTGCCAGGGACATCACAGAACATAAAAAGGCAGAAAGTGATCTGAGTAATTTAAATGAACAACTGGAACAAAGGGTTCAGGAACGAACTGCGGAAGTGGAAAAAGTCCTTGAAGAAAATAATGTAATTCTGGAGAGTATTGGTGATGCTTTTTTTGCTGTAGATAAGTTTTGGAAAGTTACCTACTGGAATCGTATTGCCGAAAGGGATTTAAGCGTTTTAAAACAGGATATTGTCGGTAAAAATTTATGGGAAATGTTTTCGGATAGTATTGATTCAGAATCCTACAGAAAATATCATGAGGCAGTTGCTACCAATCAAGTCGTGCATTTTGAAGATTATTATTTAGCTTTAAACAAGTGGTATGAAATAAGTGCCTATCCATCAGAAAATGGTCTGTCAGCTTATTTCAAGGATGTAACCGAAAACAAGAAAGCCAAAGAAATAATCAAAAAAAGTAACGAACGTTTTGAATATGTTACCAAAGCTACTTTTGATGCCATTTGGGATTGGGATCTAACCGATAATAAGTTTTATTGGGGAGACGGATTTGAAAAAATATTTGGTTATAATCTCACAGAACTCAAAGATGATAGCGATGCTTGGATGAAAAACATCCATCCTGATGATTTGGAAAAAATAACACAAAGTTATTATGATACTGTTAAAAGTAATGCCATCAATTGGATTGAAGAATACCGATTTAAAAAAAATAATGGACAGTACGCCTATATAATCAATAAAGGAATAGTAATTCGGGATACTTCTGGCAGAGCTACCAGAATTATTGGAGCCATGCAGGACATTACCAAAAGAAAACAAGAGGAGGTGCGATTAAAACTCTTAGAATCTGTAATTACCAATACAGATGATTCTATTTTAATTACCGAAGCCGAACCCTTTGATCAACCCGGGCCACGAATAATTTATGTCAACGATGCTTTTACCAAAATGACCGGATATACAGCGGATGAAGTCATAGGTAAAACACCCCGAATATTACAAGGTCCAGAAACCGATAGAGAAGAACTAAACAAATTAGGTGCTGCAATACGCAAATGGCAGCCTTACGAAGTAACCTTATTGAATTATAAGAAAAATGGAGAAGAATTTTGGCTTCATATCTCTATAAATCCGGTTGCTGATGCCACTGGTTGGTTTACGCATTGGATCGCTATTGAACGGGATGTAACACAACAAAAAAGAGAAGAAGAAAGATTAAAATTATTAGAATCGGTAATTACCAATACCAATGATGCAGTAGTGATAAAAGAAGCGAAACCTTTAAGTGAATTAGGAAGAAAAATTGTTTATGTCAATGAATCCTTTACTCGTATGAGTGGTTATACTTCGGATGAAATTATTGGTAGAACGCACAAGTTATTACAAGGCCCTAATACCAATGAAGAAGAATTAGTTCGTTTTTATAAAGCCCTGGATGAAGGGCAACCCTGTGAAATTGAAATTATCAATTATAATAAAAACGGCAAAGAATATTGGGTGAATTTGTCACTAAATCCGGTGACCAACTCTAAAGGAGAATACACACATTGGATTTCTATTGAACGGGATGTAACCGAAAGAAAAAATCAGGAAAAAAAATTAAAAGAAACAACGCAAAGGCTATTAGATACTATTGAAAGTATTCAGGACGGGTTTTATACTCTAGATTCCAATTGGAATGTAAGCTATTGGAATATAGAAGCCGAGAGAATTTCCGGTAAGACCAAAGAAGAAATGATAGGTAAGAACTTTTGGGAACTATACGATGGTCGTATTTCCGAAAAGATTAATACTGCTTTTCATAAAGCCAAATCTAACAATAAACCTATTCGATTTGAAGTATATTCAAAACAAAGCAAATATTGGTTTGAATTAAATGCTTTCCCTTCAGAATTGGGGTTAACTGTCTATTTTAAAAATATAACCGAAAGAAAACACACCGAGTCCAAACTCAAAAAAATAAACCGCTCATTGGAAAACCATGTGAAAGAATTGGCTATTTCTAATCAAGAGCTTGAGCAATTTGCCTATGTAGCTTCTCATGATTTACAGGAACCTTTGCGAATGATTACGAGTTTTCTAACACAAATTGAAAAAAAATATGGAGATGTACTGGATGAAAAAGGTAAAAAATACATCTTCTTTGCCGTTGACGGTGCCAAACGAATGCGACAAATTATACTGGATTTATTAGAATTTTCACGAATAGGTAAAAATGAAAACAGACACGAAAAGGTTGATTTGAATAGTATAGTCGAAGAAATCATTTTATTATACAGGAAACAAATAGAAGAGAAAAAAGCCATAATAAATTATGAAGCACTTCCTATATTGCATAGTTATGCTGTCCCATTAAGGCAGGTTTTTCAGAACTTAATAAGCAATAGTTTAAAATACTCCAAACCAGACAGTGCGCCTGTTGTCAGTATTTACTGTAGTGAGAGTGCCGCTTTTTGGAAATTTGAAATAAAGGATAATGGTATTGGTATTAATTCAGAATATTATGATAAAATATTTATTATTTTTCAGCGCCTGCATAGCAAAGAGGAATATTCAGGAACTGGCATGGGGTTAGCCATTACCAAAAAAATTATTGAGAATTTAAGAGGGGAAATTTGGGTAAAATCGGAAGAAGGTAAAGGCACTAGTTTTTATTTTACTATTCCAAAAAAATAA
- a CDS encoding response regulator codes for MKRIHILLVEDNEGDILLTTDALEEGKIINKVSVVKDGKLAIDFLNNKEPYVDAEIPNLILLDINLPKKNGHEVLKYIKGSEKFRHIPIIMLTTSSSEKDIHEAYNHYVNCFITKPVDVDEFMEAVTKIESFWISIVQLP; via the coding sequence ATGAAAAGAATTCACATTTTATTAGTTGAGGATAACGAAGGGGATATTCTTTTAACTACTGACGCACTAGAAGAAGGAAAAATAATCAATAAAGTGAGTGTCGTTAAAGACGGTAAACTAGCTATTGATTTTTTAAATAATAAAGAACCCTATGTTGATGCAGAAATACCCAATCTAATTTTACTGGATATTAACTTACCAAAAAAAAATGGTCACGAAGTATTGAAGTACATTAAAGGAAGTGAAAAATTCAGACATATTCCTATCATTATGCTTACCACTTCTTCTTCCGAAAAAGACATTCATGAAGCTTACAATCATTATGTTAATTGTTTTATTACCAAACCCGTGGATGTAGATGAATTTATGGAAGCTGTGACAAAAATTGAAAGTTTCTGGATTAGCATAGTACAACTTCCTTAA
- a CDS encoding response regulator, which translates to MKAINDNKHYEIVVVEDNLGDYTLIEDYLEEQFLSYNISWAKNFNEAKGIVNNAKIKYDLVLLDLSLPDKSGEELINEIAVLYHGIPIIVLTGYSNINFGAKSLSLGVSDYLIKDELDANILYKSIVYNIERRKTVLQLETSEKRYSDLSHLSPQPMWVYDIGTLRFLDVNLAAEKHYGYSLQEFLEMTIKDIRPTEDVPKLIKELEILNKKEEIRSSGPYRHQKKNGEIIYVEIQSNTLPFQNTVGRIILANDVTERNAYVEAIEKQNEKLKEIAWIQSHVVRAPLSRMMGLIDIIKNYGIDDTENKNLLNYLLASAEELDTIIKDISKKAETINLDSAIPLKSIGKE; encoded by the coding sequence ATGAAAGCGATTAATGATAATAAGCATTATGAGATAGTCGTCGTCGAAGACAATTTAGGCGACTATACCCTTATTGAAGATTATTTAGAAGAACAATTTTTATCTTATAACATTTCTTGGGCTAAAAATTTTAATGAGGCCAAAGGAATAGTAAACAATGCAAAAATTAAATATGATTTAGTACTCTTAGACCTTTCGCTACCTGATAAAAGCGGTGAAGAACTTATAAATGAAATAGCAGTACTTTACCATGGGATACCAATAATTGTTTTAACAGGATATTCCAATATTAATTTTGGTGCAAAATCATTATCGCTGGGGGTCTCTGATTATTTGATAAAAGATGAATTAGATGCCAATATACTATATAAAAGTATTGTTTATAATATTGAAAGAAGAAAAACAGTATTGCAATTAGAGACTTCTGAAAAGCGGTATAGTGATTTATCTCATTTAAGTCCCCAACCTATGTGGGTTTATGATATAGGGACTTTGCGCTTTTTAGACGTAAATCTAGCCGCAGAAAAGCATTATGGTTATTCTTTACAGGAATTTTTGGAAATGACAATTAAAGACATCAGACCAACTGAAGATGTCCCTAAATTAATCAAAGAGCTTGAAATCCTAAATAAAAAAGAAGAGATTCGATCATCGGGGCCCTACAGGCATCAAAAGAAAAATGGTGAAATAATATACGTTGAAATACAAAGCAATACCCTACCTTTTCAAAACACAGTCGGCAGAATTATTTTGGCCAACGATGTCACAGAACGTAATGCTTATGTCGAAGCCATCGAAAAACAAAATGAAAAATTAAAAGAAATTGCCTGGATACAATCTCATGTGGTAAGAGCTCCTTTGTCGCGAATGATGGGTCTTATTGATATTATTAAAAACTACGGAATTGATGATACTGAAAATAAAAATTTATTAAATTATTTGTTAGCCTCAGCCGAAGAACTTGATACTATTATTAAAGATATTTCAAAAAAAGCGGAAACTATTAATCTTGATAGCGCCATACCTTTAAAATCAATTGGAAAAGAATAA
- a CDS encoding aconitate hydratase — protein MAFDIEMIKKVYANMTSRVDAAREIVGRPLTLSEKILYSHLWDGVATQAYGRGVDYVDFAPDRVACQDATAQMALLQFMHAGKKTVAVPTTVHCDHLILAKNGAESDLAVANKQSKEVFDFLSSVSNKYGIGFWKPGSGIIHQIVLENYAFPGGMMIGTDSHTVNAGGLGMLAIGVGGADAVDVMSGMSWELKFPKLIGVKLTGKLSGWTAPKDVILKVADILTVKGGTGAIVEYFGEGATSMSCTGKGTICNMGAEIGATTSTFGYDDSMRRYLAATDRQDIVDAADKVASYLTGDPEVYANPEQYFDQVIEINLSELEPHINGPFTPDRGTPVSKMKAEAAANGWPIKVEWGLIGSCTNSSYEDMARAASIVNQAVEHGITPKAEFGINPGSEQIRYTIERDGIIATFEKMGTKVFTNACGPCIGQWDRAGADKGEKNTIVHSFNRNFSKRADGNPNTHAFVTSPEMVAALAISGRLDFNPLTDTLLNDNGEEVKLTAPFGDELPKRGFDVDDNGFQAPAEDGSSVKIVVSETSDRLQLLAPFDAWDGKNITGAKLLIKAFGKCTTDHISMAGPWLRFRGHLDNISNNMLIGAVNAFNQKANSVKNQLTGEYDAVPAVARAYKAAGIPSVVVGDQNYGEGSSREHAAMEPRFLGVKAVLVKSFARIHETNLKKQGLLGLTFANEADYDKIQEDDTINFIDLVDFAPGKPLTLELVHSDGTKDLILANHTYNEGQIGWYKAGSALNLIAAASNA, from the coding sequence ATGGCTTTTGATATTGAAATGATTAAAAAAGTGTATGCTAACATGACAAGTCGTGTTGATGCAGCACGCGAAATAGTTGGTCGTCCACTTACTTTATCCGAAAAGATTTTGTACAGTCACCTTTGGGATGGCGTCGCTACCCAAGCATATGGAAGAGGGGTTGATTATGTTGATTTTGCTCCAGACAGAGTGGCTTGTCAAGATGCCACGGCTCAAATGGCATTGTTGCAATTTATGCACGCTGGAAAGAAAACAGTTGCAGTACCAACTACTGTTCACTGTGATCACTTGATTTTAGCTAAAAACGGAGCTGAATCAGATTTGGCTGTTGCAAATAAACAGTCAAAAGAAGTTTTTGATTTCTTGTCCTCAGTCTCAAATAAATATGGAATTGGTTTTTGGAAACCAGGATCAGGAATTATTCACCAAATTGTTTTAGAAAATTATGCTTTTCCTGGAGGAATGATGATTGGTACCGATTCCCATACTGTAAATGCAGGTGGATTGGGCATGCTAGCAATAGGTGTTGGTGGTGCTGATGCAGTAGATGTAATGTCTGGAATGTCTTGGGAATTGAAATTTCCTAAATTGATTGGAGTAAAATTGACCGGAAAATTATCGGGTTGGACAGCTCCAAAAGACGTTATCTTAAAAGTAGCCGATATTCTTACCGTAAAAGGTGGAACTGGAGCTATTGTTGAATATTTTGGAGAAGGTGCTACTTCAATGTCTTGTACAGGAAAAGGAACAATTTGTAATATGGGGGCAGAGATTGGTGCTACCACATCTACATTTGGTTACGACGATTCTATGCGTAGGTATTTAGCGGCTACAGATCGTCAGGATATTGTTGATGCTGCCGATAAAGTAGCTTCATATTTGACTGGGGATCCAGAAGTATATGCAAATCCAGAACAATATTTTGATCAAGTTATCGAAATTAATTTATCAGAATTAGAGCCTCACATCAACGGGCCTTTTACACCAGATCGCGGAACGCCTGTTTCTAAAATGAAAGCGGAAGCGGCTGCAAATGGATGGCCAATAAAAGTAGAATGGGGATTGATTGGTTCTTGTACGAACTCATCCTACGAGGATATGGCTCGTGCGGCTTCAATCGTAAACCAAGCCGTAGAACACGGAATCACTCCAAAAGCGGAATTCGGAATTAATCCAGGTTCAGAGCAAATTCGCTATACTATCGAAAGAGACGGTATAATTGCCACTTTCGAAAAAATGGGAACCAAAGTATTTACCAATGCTTGCGGACCATGTATTGGACAATGGGATAGAGCAGGAGCTGATAAGGGCGAGAAAAACACTATCGTACATTCATTTAACCGTAATTTCTCTAAAAGAGCAGACGGTAATCCAAATACACATGCTTTTGTAACGTCACCAGAAATGGTAGCTGCATTGGCTATTTCAGGAAGATTGGATTTTAATCCGTTGACCGATACTTTATTGAATGACAATGGGGAAGAAGTAAAATTGACGGCTCCATTTGGTGACGAATTGCCAAAAAGAGGTTTTGATGTTGATGACAACGGTTTTCAAGCACCAGCCGAAGATGGATCAAGCGTTAAGATTGTGGTAAGCGAAACTTCAGATCGTTTGCAATTATTGGCTCCATTTGATGCATGGGACGGTAAAAATATTACGGGAGCTAAATTATTAATTAAGGCTTTTGGAAAATGTACTACCGACCACATTTCTATGGCAGGACCATGGTTGCGTTTCCGTGGACATCTAGATAATATCTCAAATAATATGTTGATTGGTGCCGTCAATGCATTCAATCAAAAAGCAAATTCAGTCAAGAATCAATTGACAGGAGAGTACGATGCAGTTCCTGCTGTAGCTCGTGCCTACAAAGCGGCTGGTATTCCTTCAGTTGTCGTTGGAGATCAGAATTATGGAGAAGGATCTTCTCGTGAACATGCTGCCATGGAGCCGCGTTTCTTGGGCGTAAAAGCGGTATTAGTCAAATCATTTGCCCGTATTCACGAAACGAACCTTAAAAAACAAGGTTTGTTGGGATTGACATTTGCAAACGAAGCTGATTATGACAAAATCCAAGAAGATGATACCATCAACTTCATTGATTTAGTTGATTTTGCTCCAGGAAAACCATTGACTTTAGAATTAGTTCACTCCGATGGAACCAAAGATCTTATTTTGGCAAACCATACCTACAACGAAGGGCAAATTGGTTGGTACAAAGCCGGTTCAGCTTTAAACTTAATTGCAGCTGCAAGTAACGCATAA